A genomic stretch from Desulfurococcaceae archaeon MEX13E-LK6-19 includes:
- a CDS encoding ATP-dependent Clp protease proteolytic subunit, with protein sequence MDIIGLLFWILLLYTLFHPQLQMKNLQNARMRIIHDMEKKYGWRVITMIHRQEKIGFFGIPVYRYIDIEDSEAILRAIRSTPPQQPIALIIHTPGGLVLAASQIAKALKRHPGKKIVIVPHYAMSGGTLIALAADEIIMDPDAVLGPLDPQLQTPQGVFPAPSLIKIAKLKGNQASDATLIWADIAEKALREIQDTIVFLLKDKLGEEKAREIAKKLTEGYYTHDYPITVEEAKAMGLPVSTKVPPEVYALMELYPQAIQQRPGVEYLPRPQVPYYHHKGGAAERK encoded by the coding sequence ATAGATATTATTGGTCTGCTGTTCTGGATACTCCTACTCTACACATTATTTCACCCACAACTCCAAATGAAAAACCTACAGAATGCTAGGATGCGTATCATACATGACATGGAGAAGAAGTATGGATGGCGCGTCATAACAATGATTCATCGCCAGGAGAAAATAGGGTTTTTCGGTATACCAGTATACAGGTATATTGATATCGAAGATTCCGAAGCAATATTAAGAGCAATAAGGAGTACACCACCTCAACAACCTATAGCCTTAATAATACATACTCCCGGAGGTCTAGTCTTAGCAGCATCACAAATAGCAAAAGCTCTTAAGAGACACCCAGGCAAAAAGATCGTGATAGTACCACATTATGCTATGAGCGGAGGTACCTTAATTGCGCTGGCAGCTGATGAAATCATAATGGATCCTGACGCCGTTCTTGGCCCATTGGATCCACAGTTACAAACTCCTCAAGGTGTTTTCCCTGCGCCATCACTTATTAAGATCGCTAAATTGAAGGGCAATCAAGCCAGTGATGCAACACTCATATGGGCTGATATTGCCGAGAAGGCTCTCCGCGAGATACAAGACACAATAGTATTCCTTCTCAAAGACAAGCTCGGTGAAGAAAAGGCACGTGAAATAGCGAAGAAGCTCACAGAAGGATACTATACGCACGATTACCCAATAACTGTTGAGGAGGCCAAAGCTATGGGATTACCGGTGTCCACAAAAGTGCCTCCAGAAGTATATGCATTAATGGAGCTCTATCCACAAGCAATACAACAAAGACCAGGCGTCGAGTACCTACCGAGACCACAAGTACCTTACTACCATCATAAAGGAGGTGCTGCCGAAAGAAAGTAA
- a CDS encoding phosphoglucomutase, giving the protein MARLFGTAGIRKVYPSEVNGVLAYKLGLAVAEVVGGKGAGYVVHDTRITSPALALSFMSGLMAGGVDAGYVGIAPTPVAAYASMWHGVVGVSVTASHNPPEYNGFKFYDKDGYEFTRSLEEKIEGLLGSIVEKPWYVARDFFYAKEIIDEYIDDIVSRLTPERKKWEPRIVIDLANGAAFRVTPTVARSLGGNIVTVNANPDGYFPGRSPEPRKDVLEKLLPLYSSVEPAVILAHDGDADRLAVLSPRKGFIRQDRILAFYAALLLMERKGLVVVSIDTGRVIDHVVEKYGGRVERYVLGKTHERVKELGAGNIVMAGEPWKLIDPSWGPWVDGVWQVALITKTVVEEGKPFDKILDEMGIPDYPWDRRSYYIEPIGLRDKVYDEIIEELKHILGEPEKIITIDGYRFEYSDGSWVLVRKSGTEPKIRLYAEAPSRNRLNEITSKFEEKLIDITKKLGGMIKEKTIG; this is encoded by the coding sequence GTGGCCCGCTTATTCGGTACAGCTGGCATTCGTAAAGTTTACCCTAGTGAAGTTAATGGGGTTCTCGCATACAAACTAGGTCTTGCAGTTGCTGAAGTTGTTGGTGGAAAAGGTGCTGGTTACGTTGTTCACGATACACGTATTACTAGTCCAGCGCTTGCTTTGTCATTCATGTCTGGTTTAATGGCTGGCGGTGTTGACGCCGGGTATGTGGGTATAGCGCCTACTCCTGTTGCAGCCTATGCGAGTATGTGGCATGGTGTTGTTGGAGTCTCAGTTACGGCAAGTCATAATCCACCAGAGTACAATGGATTTAAATTCTATGACAAAGACGGATACGAGTTCACTAGATCCCTTGAGGAGAAAATAGAGGGCCTGCTTGGAAGCATTGTTGAAAAACCGTGGTATGTTGCAAGAGACTTCTTTTACGCGAAAGAGATTATTGACGAGTACATAGACGATATTGTATCAAGGCTTACTCCTGAGAGGAAGAAATGGGAGCCAAGAATAGTGATAGACCTAGCTAATGGTGCTGCGTTTCGTGTTACACCAACTGTAGCTAGATCTCTTGGCGGAAATATTGTGACAGTAAACGCGAATCCTGACGGATACTTCCCTGGACGAAGCCCTGAGCCTAGAAAAGATGTTCTCGAAAAACTACTTCCTCTATACAGTTCTGTAGAACCAGCGGTCATACTAGCTCATGATGGTGACGCTGATAGGCTTGCCGTTCTATCACCGAGGAAAGGGTTTATACGACAAGATAGGATACTAGCATTCTATGCAGCTCTGCTCTTGATGGAACGTAAAGGACTTGTTGTCGTAAGTATTGACACTGGACGTGTTATAGATCATGTTGTTGAGAAATATGGTGGACGTGTGGAAAGATATGTTCTCGGGAAAACACATGAGAGGGTAAAGGAACTTGGTGCAGGCAATATTGTAATGGCTGGTGAGCCATGGAAACTAATAGATCCATCATGGGGTCCCTGGGTTGATGGAGTATGGCAAGTTGCATTGATAACAAAAACTGTTGTGGAGGAAGGTAAGCCGTTTGATAAAATACTGGATGAAATGGGCATACCAGATTACCCGTGGGATAGAAGAAGTTATTACATAGAACCAATAGGTCTTCGTGATAAAGTGTATGATGAGATTATTGAGGAGTTGAAACATATTCTAGGAGAACCCGAGAAGATCATAACCATCGACGGGTATAGATTCGAGTATAGTGATGGCTCGTGGGTTCTTGTAAGGAAAAGTGGAACAGAACCAAAAATAAGATTGTACGCTGAAGCCCCCTCAAGAAATAGGCTTAATGAGATAACAAGTAAATTTGAAGAAAAACTTATTGATATAACAAAGAAGCTAGGGGGAATGATTAAAGAGAAAACAATAGGCTAG
- a CDS encoding glycogen/starch/alpha-glucan phosphorylase, whose protein sequence is MVIVSITPEIALEEFYTYAGGLGVLEGDKFYTASRMGLEYIVLSIFYRRGYVDYIFDGENPVPMPQKQPSKIWRSLVAGEEFTISLRGEDVIVRPWIYERGSAKAVLFEATCPKWARGLTEQVYIDNSIEEQFLRYAFLAKAAAKYMRDYIGLENIDVIDLQESLVALTILALPLENRYRLVIHTPGPWGHPGFPGDLITREFGVFLGDYVVLTEMALERVSKAFTVSKKHMDIMKKVFPRYADKITWVTNGIDIERWMDPELYKYYRENKLDLDTIREVKNKNKDSLEKLVKSYKENASLKDKFVVAWVRRLSRYKRPYFITRFIEENPDIREVFFVLGGKPHPRDSDGLNYARTFRRLHLRLSNIVYIHDYDVGKAKIIFRGSHILLFTPFSGWEACGTSYMKAGVNATPVLSSRDGGAIEVIKDGVNGWLFGIDLREFINIYNDPKAKEIDEKDYNEFKQKLFSILDMYNSDPHKYAEISLEAVKTFTPIVDMTRTLKQYYM, encoded by the coding sequence ATGGTTATTGTTAGCATCACCCCCGAGATAGCTCTTGAAGAGTTCTATACGTATGCTGGCGGTTTAGGAGTACTTGAGGGAGACAAATTCTATACAGCTTCGCGTATGGGTCTAGAGTATATTGTACTATCAATTTTCTATAGAAGAGGCTACGTAGATTACATTTTTGATGGAGAAAACCCTGTTCCAATGCCACAGAAACAACCATCTAAAATATGGAGAAGCCTTGTCGCAGGTGAAGAATTTACCATAAGCCTACGTGGAGAAGATGTCATAGTACGTCCTTGGATCTATGAACGAGGGTCTGCAAAAGCTGTATTGTTTGAGGCAACATGCCCAAAATGGGCAAGAGGGTTAACAGAACAAGTCTATATAGATAATAGTATTGAAGAACAGTTCCTGAGATACGCTTTCCTGGCGAAAGCTGCTGCAAAGTATATGAGAGACTACATTGGGTTAGAGAACATAGATGTAATAGACCTCCAAGAATCTCTTGTAGCACTAACAATACTAGCGTTACCGCTCGAGAATAGATACAGACTAGTAATACATACACCAGGCCCATGGGGCCACCCAGGATTCCCCGGAGATCTCATAACTAGAGAGTTCGGCGTTTTTCTTGGAGACTATGTTGTACTAACAGAAATGGCTCTGGAAAGAGTATCCAAGGCATTCACAGTTTCTAAGAAACACATGGATATAATGAAGAAAGTATTTCCTAGGTATGCAGACAAAATTACATGGGTTACAAATGGTATTGATATAGAGAGGTGGATGGATCCCGAGCTCTACAAATACTATAGAGAAAACAAATTGGATTTGGATACCATACGTGAAGTAAAGAACAAAAACAAGGATTCCCTTGAGAAGCTTGTTAAATCGTACAAAGAAAATGCTAGTCTTAAGGACAAGTTTGTTGTAGCGTGGGTTAGGAGATTATCGAGATATAAAAGACCATATTTTATTACGAGATTCATAGAAGAGAATCCTGATATAAGAGAAGTATTCTTTGTTCTCGGAGGAAAGCCTCATCCAAGAGATTCGGATGGACTAAACTATGCTAGAACATTTAGGAGGCTACATTTACGTTTATCCAACATAGTATACATCCATGACTATGATGTTGGCAAGGCAAAAATTATCTTTAGAGGGTCACATATATTGCTATTCACTCCATTCAGTGGCTGGGAAGCATGCGGAACAAGCTATATGAAAGCAGGAGTGAATGCAACACCAGTCCTTTCAAGCCGTGATGGAGGCGCTATAGAAGTTATCAAAGACGGGGTAAATGGCTGGTTGTTTGGAATTGATTTGAGAGAATTCATTAATATATACAATGACCCTAAAGCTAAGGAGATTGATGAAAAAGACTACAATGAGTTTAAACAAAAACTCTTCAGTATACTAGATATGTACAATTCTGATCCACACAAATATGCTGAGATAAGTCTAGAAGCTGTAAAGACATTTACCCCTATTGTCGACATGACAAGAACACTTAAGCAATACTACATGTGA
- a CDS encoding thioredoxin family protein, which yields MSVFDEETRQVLIELFNSLPKKLVDYLIVASEQCDTCKEAIELANEIMNLSKGKITFNIIDKNTDEAKKLSARYVPAFIFDLPERNVRYYGLPAGQEFPPFIYMHEYIAKGTLRIPQNIIEKVKEVKTRLHIKIFVTPECPMCPLVVDTFNQFGIINKNLLIEVIEAVELPWEADKYNVMYVPTVIISDVERYDGYAPPDVFVEMLKRAEEKISNQKE from the coding sequence ATGTCGGTATTCGATGAAGAAACCAGACAAGTACTAATAGAATTATTCAATAGCTTGCCGAAGAAACTAGTTGATTACCTTATTGTAGCTAGCGAACAATGCGACACCTGTAAAGAAGCAATAGAACTCGCCAATGAGATAATGAACTTATCTAAAGGCAAAATAACATTTAATATTATTGATAAGAATACAGATGAAGCAAAAAAGCTTTCAGCAAGATACGTACCCGCATTTATATTTGACCTACCTGAACGAAATGTCAGATACTATGGACTACCAGCAGGACAAGAATTCCCTCCGTTCATTTATATGCATGAATACATAGCCAAAGGAACGTTGCGTATTCCACAAAATATTATCGAGAAAGTAAAGGAAGTAAAGACGAGATTACACATAAAGATCTTTGTAACACCAGAGTGCCCCATGTGTCCTCTCGTCGTTGATACATTTAATCAATTTGGTATTATCAATAAAAATCTGTTAATTGAAGTTATAGAAGCTGTTGAGCTTCCATGGGAAGCCGATAAGTACAATGTAATGTATGTACCAACAGTAATTATTAGCGACGTTGAAAGATACGATGGATATGCACCCCCTGATGTATTTGTTGAAATGCTGAAAAGAGCTGAAGAAAAAATCAGTAACCAAAAAGAGTAA
- a CDS encoding metal-dependent transcriptional regulator — translation MSCKVSARTEDYLKCIYFLEITYGRARVKDLSLRLGIRPSSVIDYLKRLSREGYITYKPGGKIKLTDKGREIASRVYEKHLLIKEFLLSLGVPEDIAEQDACYIEHGIHETTLQKIREFLENRYNK, via the coding sequence ATATCCTGTAAAGTAAGTGCCAGAACTGAAGACTACTTGAAATGTATTTACTTTCTTGAAATAACTTATGGTCGTGCCAGAGTAAAAGATCTCTCTTTAAGGCTTGGTATTAGGCCAAGCAGTGTAATTGATTACCTCAAGAGACTTAGCAGAGAAGGATACATAACGTATAAGCCCGGAGGGAAAATTAAGCTGACAGATAAAGGACGCGAAATAGCTTCGCGCGTCTATGAAAAGCATTTGTTGATAAAAGAGTTTCTTTTATCACTCGGCGTACCAGAGGACATAGCTGAACAAGATGCTTGTTACATCGAACACGGTATTCACGAAACAACACTACAGAAAATCCGCGAGTTTTTAGAAAATAGATACAATAAATAA
- a CDS encoding flippase-like domain-containing protein, whose amino-acid sequence MDHYKRFTLGFLLFTVFLIVAYRIFYTVFRVNVLDTIYQAKEIALVFIGFIIVSESIRAVRLSIIYREIIGYEGSWFSLYKRSLVARFSSNVISTITPSAMGGEFIRGLVVSGLKKELIPAAVAVGLADGLYDLFTNVAIAIILLPLVKPLITGLAIILIGLGSSALWILTLLVVCGKIHSKILSRIPFINHPAIKKSSEAIINSFSKRILFKSLLLSIIGWILVALGYYFVALYTCHIRLNVLEALTNIMYAFLLGIIPTPAGLVTMDAWLASTSCPSAAVLWRTSGLLSVIVMAVLSIPHIIGIVREYSSLSSV is encoded by the coding sequence GTGGATCATTACAAGAGGTTTACCCTAGGGTTTTTATTGTTTACAGTATTCCTCATAGTAGCTTATAGGATATTCTATACAGTGTTTAGAGTTAATGTATTGGACACTATTTATCAAGCTAAAGAAATAGCCTTAGTATTTATAGGATTCATCATTGTATCCGAATCCATTAGGGCCGTAAGACTATCAATTATATATAGGGAAATAATAGGCTATGAAGGAAGCTGGTTTTCCCTGTACAAACGTAGTTTAGTAGCTCGTTTTTCAAGCAATGTTATATCAACAATTACACCTAGCGCGATGGGAGGAGAATTCATTAGAGGACTAGTTGTCTCCGGGCTAAAGAAAGAATTAATACCAGCAGCAGTTGCAGTAGGATTAGCTGATGGTCTCTATGACTTATTTACAAATGTGGCTATAGCCATTATTCTTCTTCCTTTAGTTAAACCTTTGATTACGGGACTCGCAATAATACTAATTGGTTTAGGTTCTTCAGCTCTCTGGATCTTAACGCTTCTCGTTGTCTGTGGAAAAATACATTCAAAAATATTATCGAGAATACCATTCATAAATCATCCAGCAATTAAGAAGAGTAGTGAAGCTATAATCAATAGCTTCAGTAAAAGAATACTATTTAAATCATTGTTGTTGTCTATTATAGGATGGATTCTTGTGGCACTAGGATACTATTTTGTCGCCTTATATACGTGTCATATTAGACTAAATGTATTGGAAGCATTAACAAATATAATGTACGCATTTCTTTTAGGGATAATACCTACTCCTGCAGGTCTTGTGACTATGGATGCTTGGCTTGCCTCGACGAGTTGCCCTAGTGCAGCAGTATTGTGGAGAACAAGTGGGCTTTTATCAGTGATCGTTATGGCGGTTCTCTCTATTCCTCATATAATTGGTATTGTTAGAGAATATAGTTCGCTATCTTCTGTATGA
- the apgM gene encoding 2,3-bisphosphoglycerate-independent phosphoglycerate mutase, with the protein MVKVKKLLYLVLDGMADRLSDPVTTLEKANTPGLDYIARNGLCGAMYTIGKGIAPESDAAVLSILSYDPHKCYTGRGPIEALGAGMSLKEGYEIAFRANFATIEPETRKLIDRRVGRKLSTEEAQELAKALDGMELGVYDGYARVKATVGHRAVVIIGSKTHKLSPMVDNSDPAYTRKGLISVAVEKMEPYVKKVVPLEETEEARRTAELANIFIDKAIEILDKHPVNEERRRKGLLPANVILLRDAGGTIPRVKPINEKFGLSFGLMAEMPVELGIGRIIGADVKEVPLPTEDPAKDYEIRLNATIELLKKHDVVYVHLKGPDEPGHDGDFELKKKRIEDIDKYFVQPFLEIMSSDTAILVTADHATPPSVRAHTDDPVPIAIYAQGIEPDDVDALTEKKCMKGKLGIIEHGWILLPKVLELLDLRKQ; encoded by the coding sequence ATGGTAAAAGTCAAGAAGCTTCTATACCTAGTGCTTGACGGTATGGCTGATAGACTAAGCGACCCTGTAACGACATTAGAAAAAGCAAATACGCCAGGACTAGACTATATTGCTCGCAACGGACTATGTGGAGCCATGTACACTATAGGGAAGGGTATAGCACCAGAAAGTGACGCAGCCGTTTTATCAATACTAAGCTATGATCCACATAAATGTTACACTGGCAGAGGACCTATAGAAGCTCTTGGAGCGGGTATGAGCTTAAAAGAAGGATATGAGATTGCTTTTAGAGCTAATTTTGCTACAATAGAGCCTGAGACGAGAAAACTAATCGATCGACGTGTAGGTAGGAAACTCTCCACAGAGGAAGCACAAGAACTAGCTAAGGCTCTTGACGGTATGGAGCTTGGCGTATATGACGGGTATGCTAGAGTTAAGGCAACTGTCGGACATAGAGCAGTAGTAATCATAGGTAGTAAAACTCATAAGCTATCACCCATGGTTGACAACAGCGATCCTGCGTACACGAGAAAAGGTCTGATAAGTGTTGCTGTAGAAAAAATGGAGCCCTATGTTAAGAAAGTAGTGCCTCTGGAGGAAACCGAAGAAGCACGTAGAACAGCTGAACTTGCCAATATATTCATAGACAAGGCTATCGAGATACTTGATAAACACCCTGTCAACGAAGAGAGAAGGAGAAAAGGATTGCTCCCAGCAAACGTGATACTGCTAAGAGATGCCGGAGGGACTATACCAAGAGTTAAACCCATTAACGAGAAGTTTGGATTGAGTTTTGGATTAATGGCGGAAATGCCTGTTGAACTCGGTATTGGAAGAATAATTGGCGCCGACGTAAAAGAAGTTCCTTTACCTACAGAAGATCCTGCAAAAGACTATGAGATAAGACTTAATGCAACTATAGAGCTCTTAAAGAAACATGACGTTGTTTATGTTCACTTGAAAGGCCCTGATGAACCGGGACATGATGGTGATTTCGAGCTCAAGAAGAAGAGAATAGAAGATATAGACAAATACTTTGTACAGCCATTCCTCGAAATCATGAGTAGCGATACTGCAATACTTGTTACAGCGGACCATGCAACACCGCCATCGGTTAGGGCACACACAGACGATCCTGTCCCTATAGCTATATATGCTCAAGGAATAGAGCCTGATGACGTCGATGCTTTAACAGAGAAGAAGTGTATGAAAGGAAAACTAGGCATAATAGAGCATGGATGGATTCTTCTACCTAAAGTACTTGAACTCCTAGATTTACGTAAACAATAA
- a CDS encoding cysteine desulfurase, whose amino-acid sequence MFDPHEIRKDFPILERIVNGRKLIYFDNAATTQKPIQVINAITEFYKKYNANVHRGLHTLSQEASQKYEEAHEILAKFINARSWDEIIFCSNTTDALNIVAYAWGFKNINEGDEIVLTVMDHHSSMLPWRNIAAIKRAKVKYVDITDRGYLKYEQLEELITEKTKVVAFPIMSNVLGTINDVKKIVKVAHSVGAIVVADGAQSVPHMPTDVRDLDVDFLAFSGHKMLGPTGTGVLWGKKDLLEEMMPFKVGGDTIKDVTLDDVVWHDLPWRFEAGTPNIAGAIGLAEAAKYLMKIGMENVRKHEMELVEYTLTRMREEFGDIESRESDITVYGPLDPRDRGGVISFNIKELNHHLVGRTLDLFGIAVRTGLHCAHPLHYRLGLKGTVRASYYIYNTKEEIEIFIDALKTIIELREVLKKGEDLVKDIICTGT is encoded by the coding sequence ATGTTTGACCCCCATGAGATAAGAAAGGATTTTCCGATACTTGAGAGGATAGTAAACGGGAGGAAGCTGATCTATTTCGATAATGCTGCAACAACACAGAAACCAATCCAAGTCATTAACGCTATTACCGAGTTCTACAAGAAATACAACGCCAATGTACACCGCGGACTGCATACGTTAAGCCAGGAAGCGAGTCAAAAATATGAAGAAGCTCATGAAATATTAGCTAAATTCATCAACGCCCGCTCCTGGGATGAAATTATTTTCTGTAGTAATACTACTGATGCCCTAAACATTGTAGCATATGCATGGGGATTTAAGAACATAAACGAAGGGGATGAAATAGTATTAACTGTTATGGATCATCATAGTTCAATGTTGCCATGGAGGAATATAGCGGCTATAAAACGAGCTAAAGTAAAGTATGTTGACATAACAGATAGAGGCTACTTGAAATATGAGCAGTTAGAGGAGCTTATAACCGAGAAAACCAAGGTTGTAGCCTTCCCAATAATGAGCAATGTTCTTGGCACTATTAATGATGTAAAGAAGATTGTCAAAGTGGCTCATAGTGTTGGCGCTATTGTTGTTGCTGATGGTGCTCAGAGTGTTCCTCATATGCCGACTGATGTACGTGATCTTGATGTTGACTTTTTGGCGTTCAGTGGACACAAAATGCTAGGACCAACAGGGACAGGTGTGTTATGGGGTAAAAAGGATCTTCTTGAAGAAATGATGCCATTTAAGGTTGGTGGGGATACAATAAAGGATGTGACGCTGGATGATGTTGTTTGGCATGATTTGCCTTGGAGGTTTGAGGCGGGTACACCTAATATTGCCGGCGCAATAGGCCTAGCCGAAGCAGCAAAATACCTAATGAAAATAGGGATGGAAAATGTTAGAAAACATGAAATGGAATTAGTTGAATACACCTTAACAAGGATGAGGGAAGAATTTGGTGATATAGAGAGTAGAGAATCAGATATTACGGTGTATGGTCCACTAGATCCACGTGATCGCGGTGGCGTGATCTCATTTAATATAAAAGAGTTAAATCATCATCTTGTTGGCAGGACTCTTGACTTATTTGGAATAGCTGTGAGAACAGGTTTGCATTGTGCACATCCATTACATTATCGCTTAGGTTTGAAGGGTACTGTTAGAGCTAGTTATTACATCTACAATACCAAAGAGGAGATAGAGATATTCATAGATGCGTTAAAGACTATAATTGAGTTAAGGGAAGTATTGAAGAAAGGTGAAGATTTAGTAAAGGATATAATTTGTACCGGAACCTAA
- a CDS encoding NAD(P)H-hydrate dehydratase, protein MVITVKEMRVIETNCVGLGIPLRMLMEAAGASVARVVEERISPNGAGRVVVLAGKGGNGGDALVAARYLSGRGYSVTVVPAYPFEQVEHPDARANLEILKRLDTVEFTKPGDTSVLQDAGVIIDGLLGTGVKGELREPIRSLVEEANRSRARLRVAIDTPTGLNPDTGEIHGVAFKADVTVTFHDVKPGLLKKKDIAGEIVVANIGVPRDAIIYAGPGDVIHRIPQKPLDAHKGVGGRILVVGGSIEYTGAPALVAAAALAAGADLAFLAVPASVRSIIASYTPEIITYPVGGEYFKKDDLPKIVNIIEKTRPHVVVVGNGIGREEDTLEFVRELIKFLIEKNIPMVIDADGLKAFKVGSISFKWTTVLTPHRGEYKSLTGETLPTDTNRAIERLMEASKRLEATILLKAPIDMIVMGEKYKLNKTGNPGMSIGGTGDVLAGIVAAFLARTRDPFVAAYTAAYINGLAGDYLVSIKKEIPSPTRIVEILPLILSSPLETHLETYIRSGA, encoded by the coding sequence ATGGTTATAACAGTTAAGGAAATGAGGGTTATTGAGACCAATTGCGTAGGCTTAGGTATACCTTTGAGAATGCTTATGGAGGCTGCTGGTGCAAGTGTTGCCCGTGTTGTAGAGGAGAGAATAAGCCCTAATGGAGCTGGAAGAGTTGTTGTTTTAGCAGGTAAGGGTGGTAATGGTGGTGATGCCTTAGTAGCTGCCAGATACTTGTCGGGAAGGGGATACAGTGTCACTGTGGTTCCAGCCTATCCTTTTGAACAAGTAGAACATCCTGACGCCAGAGCTAATCTAGAGATCCTTAAGAGACTTGACACAGTAGAGTTTACGAAACCTGGCGATACAAGTGTTCTACAAGATGCTGGAGTTATCATAGATGGTTTACTCGGTACTGGTGTCAAGGGAGAATTAAGAGAACCTATAAGATCTCTTGTTGAAGAAGCCAATAGATCGAGAGCTAGACTTAGAGTAGCCATAGACACTCCGACAGGTCTTAATCCCGATACGGGTGAAATCCATGGCGTTGCATTTAAAGCTGATGTCACAGTTACTTTCCATGATGTTAAGCCCGGGTTGTTGAAGAAGAAGGATATTGCCGGAGAAATTGTTGTTGCTAACATTGGTGTGCCACGTGATGCAATAATATACGCTGGACCAGGCGATGTAATACATAGGATCCCTCAGAAACCACTTGATGCACACAAAGGTGTTGGAGGGAGAATACTTGTTGTAGGCGGTTCGATAGAGTATACTGGTGCTCCTGCTCTTGTAGCTGCAGCGGCTCTTGCTGCTGGTGCTGACCTAGCTTTTCTCGCTGTACCTGCTAGTGTCAGGAGTATCATAGCATCTTATACCCCAGAGATAATAACTTATCCTGTAGGTGGAGAATACTTTAAGAAAGACGATCTACCCAAGATTGTTAATATAATTGAGAAAACAAGGCCGCATGTAGTAGTTGTAGGCAATGGCATTGGTAGAGAGGAGGACACTCTAGAGTTCGTTAGGGAACTCATAAAATTCTTAATCGAGAAGAATATACCAATGGTTATTGATGCCGATGGATTAAAGGCATTTAAAGTAGGTTCTATAAGCTTCAAATGGACAACAGTATTGACACCCCATAGAGGCGAGTATAAGAGCTTAACTGGCGAAACTTTACCGACAGATACCAACAGAGCTATTGAGAGATTAATGGAGGCATCCAAGAGATTAGAAGCAACAATATTACTCAAAGCACCAATCGACATGATTGTCATGGGGGAGAAGTATAAGTTAAATAAAACTGGTAATCCCGGCATGAGTATTGGAGGAACAGGTGACGTGCTTGCAGGTATTGTAGCAGCTTTCCTAGCCAGAACAAGAGACCCATTTGTAGCAGCATATACAGCAGCATACATAAATGGTCTTGCTGGAGACTATCTTGTATCAATTAAAAAAGAAATACCGTCGCCAACAAGGATAGTCGAAATATTACCATTGATACTTAGCAGTCCACTGGAAACGCACTTAGAGACCTACATTAGGAGCGGCGCCTAG